A genome region from Haliotis asinina isolate JCU_RB_2024 chromosome 11, JCU_Hal_asi_v2, whole genome shotgun sequence includes the following:
- the LOC137255630 gene encoding uncharacterized protein, translated as MIECSAKILVLLSCIFQVSCTPVTDRYRYLRYLDVQGYKCSDSQMSEVPGSSNVGACARECSTFQSCVLFSYNRVSKLCQIHNHIISNSSCNCTQDEDTDHYILDKVCQSNTLPIIERELEGVPLRSYFGNNALTRILEEGEIIQWQFFSVAVGEAQLQVWRPRGDLGDDRYEFVGQNHLMSTVIGQSDTLKVAEHERIQVQPGDVIGIYYEAIPAGITYSECEAADSPTAAQMSWIDVADASLFVSGKIYTHATQDSCQIFSLKAILGPKRTNSMSQVNSLPITSRSSVGSLEKVYIGLNSNFRIRVDGQVSIWKFYSKFSGNLALQVWRHINNTSTQQISFVGQNIVKTVHDGPQVVYVNETDRIQVTSGDYIAVYYGQSKGGLCYDTCDKSVNVEADPVARSADSIESSEDFYDGMVLDLMFPHDTCRVFSLTAFIQPNVDMIDM; from the exons ATGATTGAATGTTCTGCAAAAATCCTTGTTTTGCTGTCATGTATTTTTCAAGTGTCTTGCACTCCGGTCACAGACAGATACAGATACTTGAGATATCTTGACGTTCAGGGCTACAAGTGTTCAGACAGCCAGATGTCTGAGGTTCCTGGTAGTAGTAATGTTGGAGCATGTGCCCGTGAGTGCAGCACATTCCAATCTTGCGTTCTGTTCTCCTACAACAGGGTGTCCAAGCTGTGTCAGATCCACAACCACATAATCTCCAACAGCAGTTGTAACTGCACTCAAGACGAGGACACGGACCACTACATTCTCG ATAAGGTTTGTCAGAGCAACACATTGCCAATAATAGAACGTGAGCTGGAGGGTGTGCCACTTCGCAGCTACTTCGGAAATAACGCGCTTACGAGGATCCTGGaggaaggggagataatccaATGGCAGTTCTTCTCCGTCGCTGTGGGCGAGGCACAACTCCAGGTCTGGAGACCACGAGGAGATCTAGGAGATGATCG ATATGAATTTGTTGGGCAGAACCACCTTATGAGTACCGTAATTGGACAGTCAGATACCCTCAAGGTAGCAGAGCACGAGCGGATACAGGTACAGCCTGGAGACGTCATTGGTATCTATTACGAGGCAATTCCGGCAGGTATCACTTACAGTGAATGCGAAGCCGCAGACTCACCTACCGCAGCCCAGATGTCCTGGATCGATGTGGCAGATGCGTCCCTGTTTGTGTCGGGGAAGATTTATACCCATGCAACTCAGGACAGTTGCCAGATATTTTCACTAAAAGCCATACTTGGACCA AAGCGAACAAACTCAATGAGCCAAGTGAACTCCTTGCCCATAACGAGCCGCAGCAGTGTTGGGAGTTTGGAGAAGGTGTACATCGGCCTGAACAGCAATTTTAGGATTCGCGTAGATGGCCAGGTGTCGATTTGGAAGTTCTACTCTAAGTTCAGTGGTAACCTGGCACTGCAGGTCTGGAGACACATCAACAACACATCCACCCAACA GATCAGCTTTGTTGGTCAAAATATTGTGAAGACTGTCCATGACGGCCCTCAAGTTGTCTACGTCAACGAAACAGACCGTATTCAAGTGACCTCTGGGGATTACATTGCCGTGTATTACGGACAGAGCAAAGGGGGCCTTTGTTACGACACCTGTGACAAGTCTGTCAACGTGGAGGCTGATCCAGTTGCCCGTTCTGCCGACTCAATCGAATCTTCAGAAGACTTTTATGATG GAATGGTGCTGGACCTGATGTTTCCTCATGACACGTGTAGAGTGTTCTCACTAACAGCCTTCATCCAACCCAACGTGGACATGATCGACATGTAA